In Gammaproteobacteria bacterium, a single genomic region encodes these proteins:
- a CDS encoding ISAs1 family transposase: MSRTETETPGSLIDHIRLIPDPRIEKKCRHKLVDIVAISICAILCGADDWNAIEGFGKAKEEWFKNFLELPNGIPSHDTFRRLFSILSPEAFEQFFSDWVREVAGLVKGVVAIDGKTLRRSHDRRLGKSAIHMVSAWSVENCLVLGQVKTEEKSNEITAIPKLLKVLALGGCIVTIDAMGCQKAIAKRIIEQDGDYLLALKGNQGNLSEAVEAIFDKADKVGYKGYGVDYYETAERSRNRTEIRRHWTMECDDYLEHTKTWKGLNMIGMVESERTIDGQTSIEYRYYIGSIENNAAVFGQSVRHHWGIENNLHWRL, from the coding sequence ATGAGTAGAACAGAAACAGAAACGCCAGGATCGCTTATAGACCATATCCGTCTGATCCCAGACCCACGTATCGAGAAGAAATGTCGCCACAAGTTAGTGGATATAGTGGCGATCTCGATCTGCGCGATTCTGTGCGGAGCAGATGACTGGAATGCTATAGAAGGGTTTGGAAAAGCCAAGGAGGAGTGGTTTAAGAATTTTCTTGAACTGCCTAATGGCATCCCTTCGCATGACACATTCAGGCGTCTGTTTTCTATTCTGTCTCCCGAGGCCTTTGAGCAATTCTTCTCTGATTGGGTTCGTGAGGTTGCGGGCCTGGTAAAAGGCGTTGTGGCGATTGACGGAAAAACGTTGAGACGCTCCCATGATCGACGGCTTGGAAAGAGTGCTATCCATATGGTGAGCGCCTGGTCTGTGGAGAACTGCTTGGTATTGGGGCAAGTCAAGACGGAAGAAAAGTCGAACGAGATAACCGCGATACCCAAGTTGCTCAAGGTGCTCGCCTTAGGGGGTTGCATCGTAACCATTGATGCCATGGGATGTCAGAAGGCCATAGCCAAACGGATCATCGAGCAGGACGGAGACTACCTGCTGGCCCTGAAAGGTAATCAAGGGAATTTGTCCGAGGCGGTTGAGGCCATTTTCGATAAAGCTGACAAAGTAGGATATAAAGGCTATGGAGTCGATTACTACGAAACCGCGGAACGTTCCAGGAACCGCACGGAAATCCGTAGACATTGGACTATGGAGTGTGACGATTATCTTGAACACACTAAGACATGGAAGGGGCTAAACATGATTGGTATGGTTGAATCGGAACGAACCATTGACGGACAGACAAGCATAGAGTACCGCTACTATATTGGGTCGATCGAAAACAATGCGGCGGTTTTTGGTCAATCTGTTCGCCACCATTGGGGAATTGAGAATAACCTTCATTGGCGACTGG
- a CDS encoding histidine triad nucleotide-binding protein, which yields MSETLFSKIINREIPADIVYEDDLCLAFRDVNPQAPMHVLLVPKKPLARLAHATEQDKALLGHMMLKASEIARAEGYRDDFRLVINNGPGAGQSVFHLHIHILAGRGFNWPPG from the coding sequence ATGTCTGAGACCCTGTTTTCAAAGATCATCAACCGGGAGATCCCGGCGGACATCGTGTACGAGGACGATCTGTGCCTGGCGTTCCGAGACGTGAACCCACAGGCCCCGATGCACGTGCTGCTGGTGCCGAAAAAACCCCTGGCCCGGCTGGCGCATGCCACCGAGCAGGACAAAGCCCTGCTCGGTCACATGATGCTGAAGGCATCGGAGATCGCGCGGGCGGAGGGGTATCGGGACGATTTCAGGCTGGTGATCAACAACGGCCCGGGCGCGGGGCAGTCCGTGTTCCACCTGCACATCCATATTCTGGCCGGGCGGGGGTTCAACTGGCCGCCGGGATAG